The Chiloscyllium plagiosum isolate BGI_BamShark_2017 chromosome 14, ASM401019v2, whole genome shotgun sequence genome segment AAAGTTGCagcaaatttttttttctaaGAACTGATAGCGAAATATATAAatatagagagagagaataacTCACCGAAGATCTTCCCTCCAGGTTTCATACCGTTTGAGCAGATGCCTGGTGGTCGGAAGTTTGGGATGTAAACAGTACTGGCGACCCTTGAATCGAGCTCCTTTCTTCATGGTGACACTGAGAAGGAAGCAAAGTGTTTAGGAGAGACATGACAGGGCACACCACGCAGCAGAAGGAATTGAACACTGCTGGTATCCTAAGTACATTCTGAAACGGTTAACACCAGCGGGAGATTTCTGTACTCACTAGATCATCTTTTCCTTGCAGTAGGGGTAACGCGGTTTAGTCTCCACTTTCCTGACATCCTTGTAGCTGATCTTCGGACTTTTCCGGTTGCACTTACATTTATAAGCTGCGGAGGGGGGGGAAGAAACGAAAAAATATTCTCATTGAAAACCCAGGAGAAAACACCAGCGATACGCCAGGAGGCCAGCCATCGGTATTTACTCAGGGTTTAACATCTGTACTCAAAAACGTttcaaaaacaacaacaaaacaaatccGATTAGAACACACTGGAAACGAATCCCTGCGTTCGCACCGGGAGGCTCCAGCAGGCAAGTGTTGACGTGAATGGCCTTAAAGGAGTCATTCAACAACACGCTCAAAATATTCTCCTCGTGGTCTATAACTTTGAACAGGGAGAGTGGAATTCCTGAGAGGAACTGCAGGCAGCTCGGTAAACAGGAAGAGACAAGGCAAGCCGGCTTTACCTTCCACATCAATGCAGCAAATGACGACCAGCAGCAGGAGCAGGGCAGCGGCGACCAAGCCCCTCATGGTGGTCACTGGCAGCGATCTGTGTAGGGTCTTCACGGTCAACAGGTTCCCCCCCCCCTAGGTCGAGGCTCCGAGCTCAGAGACCGAGACTCCACCACACGCTCTCTCTCTGAGCGCAGCCACTCGATCCGCTCCGGTTTATAATAAAGCCTAATTATTATGCATAACAATTCCGCGAATCATAGTTATGACCAAATGGTAAGGACGGCGGTGTGGGGCTGGGGCCCGGGCAGGCGGCAGTGTGGGAGGagtgtttggggggtgggggacggGCAGGGAAGCAGGTGCAGGGAGCAGCCCAGCCCAACCCAGCCCAGGGCAGCAGGTATCAGCTCTTAAAAACCTTCAGATTGCGCTCCCTGCGCCCCTCACCCTCTCCCCAACAGCCCCACTGCGAGCAGATGTGAGGGCACGTTTTCAAAACTGGCTTGCAccgctgaaaaaaaaacaagccaaAGGAATGATGAAAATATCAGGAGAGCGAAACTAACTGGAAGATTCTTAACCAACAAGAAACATTGACCAAAAGGTATGGTGCATTCCTGATGACGAGCTGATGCgccaaacgtcgactctcctgctcctccgttgctgcctgacccgccgtgcttttccaacaccatactttttgactctgatctctagcatctgcagtcctcactttctccaagaaacaTTGACCTTCTACTCCCGGGCAGATTGTCATGGTTCTGTGTATATAAGTCACTTTCTAAGGGTATGGGATATATACGATACACATTTGAAAAAGGATACATATGCAGGGCTGTGGGCTAATTGCTAGCTCTGTCAAGGAGCGATATCaggaataggcaggaaagtggagttgaggtaagaatcaggtcagctgtgatcttatgGAATGGTGTAGCGGGTTTGAGGAGTTGAATGACCGAGTcatcctaatttgtatgtttttaCATTCATAAATAATAGGTTAAATGATTATCTGCTATATTTGTGTGATATTATgatgtttaaaattcattcatgagatgtgtgcATCACTTAATAAATGAACCCTCCTCTAATTACTAAAAGTGCAATAAAGaggcaactacattgctgtgggtctggagtcacatgtaggccagatcaggtaaggacattCAGGAACTAGATTGATTTTTACAACAATAGTTGGTGGTTACATGATCACCAGGTGTACAAAATAGTGAACAGTTATAACCTGTTGTGCTTAGCTTTGATGTCAATGCCTCAAAATGGGGCAGCAGTTTTATTGCCCAATAACCTGAAGGGAATCTGTTGTTGGATGCCCAAAGTAACTGTTTACGAAAGGTATCTGGGACTTGAAATCACCAAATCAAGGACTCTAGTTGCTACTTTAGCCTGGAAATGGTGGGATATCGCGATGACTGCTGTATTATATGTTATGTTTTCagatttacatttcaaaataaaaaatgtAGGTCAGTTCCATGCAGGTTTCCTTTAGAAAACCAGTCAGAACGTTAGTGACCTAAGTTTATCAATTCCAATAAAGCACATGATTGCGGTCAAGTGTCTGGGAGGATTCCTGCCGTATTAGTGGATGATATTACTAAGTTTACTACagaccaaaaaaaaacattggtttTGTTTTTACTCTAGTAGAGAAGGTTCAAGGTCTgagttcaaaaaactcaagagCTTAGTTCAGAAGGTAGAACCGTTTCTCCTTTTATTCAGAGAATCAGCAAAAGGTTGCTAGTTTGTGGAGCGTCCAAGCTGGGAGTTTGGAAAGAAGCCTTCAAGTTGTTAGAACTGTGAAAGCTAAAGC includes the following:
- the cxcl14 gene encoding C-X-C motif chemokine 14, with the protein product MRGLVAAALLLLLVVICCIDVEAYKCKCNRKSPKISYKDVRKVETKPRYPYCKEKMIYVTMKKGARFKGRQYCLHPKLPTTRHLLKRYETWREDLRVYVE